The segment TTGATGCCAAAATCGCGCTACAATTTTGATTTTTTCTGGTATTGTTTCTATTTTTCATTTTCCACTTTCACGACTATTGGCATCGGCGATTGGTATCCGTCTGGCAAATTGAACAAAGCACTGGTGATGATCGAAGGCGCTCTGGGTTGGTTGTGTTTGGGATTGTTCATTACGACTTATGCGAATATTTTGTTGAGGTAGATTTTTGTCTCCTCACAAAGACACAAAGAATTTTTATTGAAAATGCACGCGGATCCGGCTTCAGCGCATTATTCCGGAATTTTTTCTTTTTTATCCGCGTAAATCCGTGTCATCCGTGCGGAACGACCGCCATCTTTTTGGCGGTTTATCCGCGTGCTATTCCAGATTTTTACTTTTTCACAAACTCTGGAGACAATTTATGACTTCCGAACGCTATCAAAAACTCCGCCAACTGGCAAAATTGATGAATCAGCAAAACATCACCGGCATTCCGGTCACGAGACAATTGCTGGAATGTTTCGATGTGGTGATTACGCCTGAGGAAAATGATTTTCTGCTGAAAATGGGCAGAGAACGATTTACTTTTGAACAAGCTTTTGCTGGTGCAAATTTATCAAAAGAAGATTTCTCAAACTTCCTCACCGGAATGCTCAAAAAAGGTTTGCTGTGGAGTGAATACGATGATGATGGAACAGAATATTTCAAACTGGCGCCGATTTTAGTGGGCTGGTTTGAGATTTATCTTTCCGATGGTCAGAAGACCGAGCAGAAAAAGGAATTCGCGCGCAAAGTGGATGAACTGTTCAAATTCTGGGGGAAATTCAATCGCTTTCCGGCGCGGAATTTGTTGAATTTGCAAGTGGGAAAAGGCACGCCGCATAAGCAAATTTTTGCAGCCACTAAAACAGAAAAAAAGAAACCGGTCAAAGTTCAACTAAATCAAAAAGTGGAAGCTTCGGACACGCAAATTTATCCGGCGAAGAGCGTGTTCGAGTTGATCGAAAAATACGGCGATAAAAATGAGATCGCGGTTTTGCATTGCTTTTGTCGACAGTGGCACAAAATGGTGGACGAGCCTTGCGCTTTTGAGCATCCGGCGGAGTCGTGCATTGTCATCGGACAACGGAGCAAATACATCGTCAAATACGGCATTGGCAGATACATTTCCAAATCCGAGGTGCTGGAACTCATCGAGGTTTTGCAAAAGAAAGGCGCTGTGCACCAGGTTTTTCACGACCGCGAGGACATCAATTTACCGGAAATCGCGATTTGCAATTGCTGCTGGGACTGTTGCGGGATTCTCGGTTCGTACAATCGCGGTTTGCTGCCGCTGTTTGTGAAGGCGCATTATCTGGCAAAAATAGTGGACGTTGATCGTTGTACCGCCTGCGGTCTCTGTGTGAAGTTTTGTCCGGTGAACGCGCTGAAGCTCGAAAATGACAAAATCGTCCTCGATGCGAGCAAATGCATCGGCTGCGGTCAGTGTGAATTGAAATGCGCCAGAGGCGTGATGCGGCTTTTTCCTCTGGAAAGGGATGTGGCATTGCCGCTGGTAAAAAAGTCTGACGCGAGAATTCATGAATAAAATTAAAGGTTGAAATTCCTACTGATGAATCTCATGATGCCTCAGGCGTTAATGTGTCGGTGTTTTATCTGGCAACTCTCATAAATGAAAATAATCATTCCGGGGAGAAAATATTTTGACAAAAATTGACAGATTGCTGCTATTAATGAGTGTATTCTTTCTGATTTTCAGTTGCGCCAAAGATCGCGATGAGATGGAGTTCCGCGTCAAACCTGAGTTGCTGGCGGAGCGTTTCCGCAGCGAAACCCTTGGATTTTCTTTCTCGCCGCCGAAAGGCTGCCAGGAATTACCGGATTCTCAGACGGCGCCGCTGGCGGAACAGTTGAAAAGTCAAATTAACGCAGCGGAGAATATCGTTGTCGTGCCGATCAAATTTTTTGTGAATGAAGAAGATATGTTTATTTGCATTCTTTCGGAATTGATGAATTTTCATGCCAGTGAAGATGCAATTGAGAATTACCAGCAGATGATCCGAAAAACGGCGAAAAACGACAATATTCGGCAAACGCGTTATCGTTATCACAAATTTCAAATTTACCAGTCGCTGGTCATGAGCGATGAAATGGTGCAATTCAAATTATTCTTCCCGCGGAAAAATGAGATTAGCTTTCAGCTCGATTACGTCGTTCCCAAATCTAATTATGTAAAATACATGGAAGCCATCGAGTCGTCCATTGGATCAATTCAAAAATGAATCGCCGAAAGGAGGTGAAACGCATGAAAAAAGTTGTGGCATTGATTTTAATCGTCGGTTTGGTCATGATGATGGGTTGTGCGGCACATATACACAAAATTGGCGTTGGTGCTAAAAAAGGAATAACCGTACAGAAAAGACAATGGTATGCGTTATGGGGA is part of the Calditrichota bacterium genome and harbors:
- a CDS encoding two pore domain potassium channel family protein, translating into MPTRISNLEEHLIARDKVASKLRKLELKQIKEIFKDDEFNFKKKKQDLIEDIISSIGTDELMQRLGLMPKSRYNFDFFWYCFYFSFSTFTTIGIGDWYPSGKLNKALVMIEGALGWLCLGLFITTYANILLR
- a CDS encoding 4Fe-4S dicluster domain-containing protein; this translates as MTSERYQKLRQLAKLMNQQNITGIPVTRQLLECFDVVITPEENDFLLKMGRERFTFEQAFAGANLSKEDFSNFLTGMLKKGLLWSEYDDDGTEYFKLAPILVGWFEIYLSDGQKTEQKKEFARKVDELFKFWGKFNRFPARNLLNLQVGKGTPHKQIFAATKTEKKKPVKVQLNQKVEASDTQIYPAKSVFELIEKYGDKNEIAVLHCFCRQWHKMVDEPCAFEHPAESCIVIGQRSKYIVKYGIGRYISKSEVLELIEVLQKKGAVHQVFHDREDINLPEIAICNCCWDCCGILGSYNRGLLPLFVKAHYLAKIVDVDRCTACGLCVKFCPVNALKLENDKIVLDASKCIGCGQCELKCARGVMRLFPLERDVALPLVKKSDARIHE